One part of the Amaranthus tricolor cultivar Red isolate AtriRed21 chromosome 16, ASM2621246v1, whole genome shotgun sequence genome encodes these proteins:
- the LOC130802373 gene encoding syntaxin-61 isoform X1, giving the protein MSSAQDPFYIVKEEIQESIDNLLSSFHQWERAAYGTPEQLRLTDELRAGCESIEWQVDELDRAVSVAAKDPAYYGIDEVELEKRRRWTRTARDQVGNVKKKITMGKELSYHDSHLELMRLPMEHPHQTERSNQYGHHNDDFVSSESDRQQLLLKQQDEDLDELSVSVKTIGSLGLSIHDELLAQEKIIDDLGVEMDSTSNRLDFLQKKVGIVMKKAGAKGQLMMILFLVVLFIVLFILVFFT; this is encoded by the exons ATGTCCTCCGCCCAAGATCCATTTTACATTGTAAAGGAAGAGATCCAGGAATCT ATTGATAATTTATTATCAAGTTTTCATCAATGGGAGCGTGCGGCTTATGGTACTCCCGAGCAACTACGGCTCACTGATGAGCTGCGTGCTGGGTGTGAAAGCATTGAGTGGCAG GTTGATGAGTTGGACAGAGCAGTTTCCGTGGCTGCGAAAGATCCTGCGTATTACGGCATTGATGAGGTAGAGCTTGAAAAACGTCGCAGATGGACTAGAACTGCACGTGATCAG GTGGGCAATGTGAAGAAAAAGATAACAATGGGCAAGGAGCTAAGTTATCACGACTCTCACCTTGAATTAATGAGGCTTCCAATGGAGCACCCACATCAGACAGAAAGGTCCAATCAATATGGGCATCACAATGATGACTTCGTATCATCAGAGTCGGATAGACAACAACTTCTATTAAA GCAACAGGACGAAGATCTAGATGAACTGAGTGTCAGTGTCAAGACAATTGGATCACTTGGGCTTAGCATTCATGATGAATTACTTGCTCAG GAAAAAATAATCGATGACTTGGGTGTCGAAATGGATAGCACTTCAAATCGGCTTGATTTCCTCCAG AAAAAGGTCGGGATTGTTATGAAAAAGGCTGGAGCCAAGGGCCAGTTAATGATGATATTATTCTTGGTGGTGCTGTTTATAGTACTCTTTATTCTTGTTTTCTTTACTTAA
- the LOC130802373 gene encoding syntaxin-61 isoform X2, producing the protein MVLPSNYGSLMSCVLGVKALSGRKVDELDRAVSVAAKDPAYYGIDEVELEKRRRWTRTARDQVGNVKKKITMGKELSYHDSHLELMRLPMEHPHQTERSNQYGHHNDDFVSSESDRQQLLLKQQDEDLDELSVSVKTIGSLGLSIHDELLAQEKIIDDLGVEMDSTSNRLDFLQKKVGIVMKKAGAKGQLMMILFLVVLFIVLFILVFFT; encoded by the exons ATGGTACTCCCGAGCAACTACGGCTCACTGATGAGCTGCGTGCTGGGTGTGAAAGCATTGAGTGGCAG GAAGGTTGATGAGTTGGACAGAGCAGTTTCCGTGGCTGCGAAAGATCCTGCGTATTACGGCATTGATGAGGTAGAGCTTGAAAAACGTCGCAGATGGACTAGAACTGCACGTGATCAG GTGGGCAATGTGAAGAAAAAGATAACAATGGGCAAGGAGCTAAGTTATCACGACTCTCACCTTGAATTAATGAGGCTTCCAATGGAGCACCCACATCAGACAGAAAGGTCCAATCAATATGGGCATCACAATGATGACTTCGTATCATCAGAGTCGGATAGACAACAACTTCTATTAAA GCAACAGGACGAAGATCTAGATGAACTGAGTGTCAGTGTCAAGACAATTGGATCACTTGGGCTTAGCATTCATGATGAATTACTTGCTCAG GAAAAAATAATCGATGACTTGGGTGTCGAAATGGATAGCACTTCAAATCGGCTTGATTTCCTCCAG AAAAAGGTCGGGATTGTTATGAAAAAGGCTGGAGCCAAGGGCCAGTTAATGATGATATTATTCTTGGTGGTGCTGTTTATAGTACTCTTTATTCTTGTTTTCTTTACTTAA
- the LOC130802374 gene encoding 50S ribosomal protein L24, chloroplastic, which yields MAAMASLQSSFTSLSLSSNSFLGQPVFPSSSVLQVKTADCSPCLIFMRLKRWERKDCKPNSLPVLHKMHVKLGDTVKVISGGEKGKIGEISKIYKHNSTVIIKDINLKTKHVKSKEQGEQGQIIKIEGPIHSSNVMLYSKEKEVASRVGHKILEDGRKVRYLIKTGEIIDTLEKWKEIRDKKESETAIAAPAS from the exons ATGGCAGCTATGGCTTCTCTTCAAAGTTCCTtcacttctctttctctttcctcCAACTCATTCCTTGGCCAACCTGTCTTTCCTTCTTCATCCGTGCTTCAG GTCAAAACAGCTGATTGTTCACCATGTCTTATTTTCATGAGG CTCAAGCGCTGGGAGCGGAAGGATTGTAAACCCAACAGTCTTCCAGTGCTCCATAAAATGCACGTAAAGCTTGGAGATACAGTGAAAGTAATATCTGGAGGAGAAAAAGGCAAGATTGGGGAGATCAGTAAGATCTATAAACACAATAGCACGGTGATCATCAAGGATATCAACTTAAAGACGAAGCATGTCAAGAGCAAAGAACAGGGTGAACAAGGTCAGATAATTAAG ATCGAGGGACCTATCCACAGCTCAAACGTCATGTTatattcaaaagaaaaagaagtggCAAGCCGGGTGGGTCACAAAATTCTCGAGGATGGAAGAAAAGTACGTTACCTTATAAAAACCGGAGAGATAATTGACACTCTAGAGAAGTGGAAGGAAATCCGAGACAAGAAGGAATCAGAGACAGCTATTGCGGCTCCGGCTTCCTAG